The following are from one region of the Escherichia sp. E4742 genome:
- the hybE gene encoding hydrogenase-2 assembly chaperone: MTEEIAGFQTSPKAQVQAAFEEIARRSMHDLSFLHPSMPVYVSDFTLFEGQWTGCVITPWMLSAVIFPGPDQLWPLRKVSEKIGLQLPYGTMTFTVGELDGVSQYLSCSLMSPLLHSMSIEEGQRLTDDCARMILSLPVTNPDVPHAGRRALLFGRRSGENA; this comes from the coding sequence ATGACTGAAGAGATAGCAGGTTTCCAGACCTCCCCGAAGGCGCAAGTACAGGCAGCGTTTGAAGAAATTGCCCGGCGTTCGATGCACGATCTCTCTTTTCTGCATCCTTCAATGCCGGTGTATGTTTCCGACTTTACGCTGTTCGAAGGTCAGTGGACGGGGTGTGTGATCACCCCGTGGATGCTGAGTGCAGTTATCTTCCCCGGCCCGGATCAACTCTGGCCGCTGCGCAAAGTGAGTGAAAAAATCGGTCTGCAACTGCCGTATGGCACTATGACCTTTACCGTTGGCGAACTGGACGGTGTGTCGCAATACCTCTCCTGTTCGCTGATGTCGCCGCTTTTGCACAGCATGTCGATTGAAGAGGGCCAACGCCTGACGGATGACTGCGCGCGAATGATCCTTTCGCTGCCAGTCACTAATCCGGATGTACCACATGCAGGGCGTCGCGCCCTGCTGTTTGGTCGCAGGAGTGGCGAAAATGCATGA
- a CDS encoding HyaD/HybD family hydrogenase maturation endopeptidase, with product MRILVLGVGNILLTDEAIGVRIVEALEQRYILPDYVEILDGGTAGMELLGDMANRDHLIIADAIVSKKNAPGTMMILRDEEVPALFTNKISPHQLGLADVLSALRFTGEFPKKLTLVGVIPESLEPHIGLTPTVEAMIEPALEQVLAALRESGVEAIPREAAHD from the coding sequence ATGCGTATTTTAGTCTTAGGGGTCGGCAATATTTTGCTGACCGATGAAGCCATCGGTGTGCGGATTGTTGAAGCGTTAGAGCAACGATACATTCTGCCGGATTATGTTGAGATCCTCGATGGCGGCACGGCGGGAATGGAGCTGCTTGGCGACATGGCAAATCGCGATCATCTGATTATTGCGGATGCCATTGTCTCGAAAAAGAACGCGCCGGGAACGATGATGATCCTGAGGGATGAAGAAGTTCCGGCGTTGTTTACTAACAAAATCTCTCCGCATCAGCTTGGCCTGGCCGACGTATTGTCGGCCCTGCGCTTCACCGGCGAGTTTCCGAAAAAGCTGACGCTGGTCGGCGTGATCCCGGAATCACTGGAGCCGCACATCGGCTTAACGCCGACGGTAGAAGCGATGATTGAACCTGCGCTTGAGCAGGTTCTGGCTGCGTTGCGCGAATCAGGCGTGGAAGCTATCCCACGGGAGGCTGCTCATGACTGA
- the hybC gene encoding hydrogenase 2 large subunit: MSQRITIDPVTRIEGHLRIDCEIENGVVSKAWASGTMWRGMEEIVKNRDPRDAWMIVQRICGVCTTTHALSSVRAAESALNIDVPVNAQYIRNIILAAHTTHDHIVHFYQLSALDWVDITSALQADPTKASEMLKGVSTWHLNSPEEFTKVQNKIKDLVASGQLGIFANGYWGHPAMKLPPEVNLIAVAHYLQALECQRDANRVVALLGGKTPHIQNLAVGGVANPINLDGLGVLNLERLMYIKSFIDKLSDFVEQVYKVDTAVIAAFYPEWLTRGKGAVNYLSVPEFPTDSKNGSFLFPGGYIENADLSSYRPITSHSDEYLIKGIQESAKHSWYKDEAPQAPWEGTTIPAYDGWSDDGKYSWVKSPTFYGKTVEVGPLANMLVKLAAGRESTQNKLNEIVAIYQKLTGNTLEVAQLHSTLGRIIGRTVHCCELQDILQNQYSALITNIGKGDHTTFVKPNIPATGEFKGVGFLEAPRGMLSHWMVIKDGIISNYQAVVPSTWNSGPRNFNDDVGPYEQSLVGTPVADPNKPLEVVRTIHSFDPCMACAVHVVDADGNEVVSVKVL; the protein is encoded by the coding sequence ATGAGCCAGAGAATTACTATTGATCCGGTAACCCGAATTGAAGGGCATTTACGCATCGATTGCGAAATCGAAAATGGCGTCGTTTCGAAAGCATGGGCTTCCGGTACCATGTGGCGCGGCATGGAAGAGATCGTGAAAAACCGCGATCCGCGCGATGCATGGATGATTGTGCAACGTATCTGTGGCGTATGTACTACTACTCACGCGCTGTCTTCCGTCCGTGCGGCAGAAAGTGCGCTGAATATCGACGTTCCGGTTAACGCGCAATACATCCGTAACATCATTCTGGCTGCGCACACCACGCATGACCATATCGTTCATTTCTATCAGCTTTCGGCGCTGGACTGGGTGGACATCACTTCTGCACTGCAAGCTGATCCAACCAAAGCCTCCGAAATGCTGAAAGGCGTTTCGACCTGGCATCTGAACAGCCCGGAAGAGTTCACTAAAGTTCAGAACAAGATCAAAGATCTGGTTGCCAGCGGTCAGTTGGGTATTTTCGCCAATGGCTACTGGGGTCACCCGGCGATGAAACTGCCGCCGGAAGTGAACCTGATTGCGGTAGCGCACTACCTGCAGGCGTTGGAGTGCCAGCGTGACGCTAACCGCGTTGTGGCGCTGCTGGGCGGTAAAACGCCGCACATTCAGAACCTGGCGGTAGGTGGTGTCGCGAACCCGATCAACCTCGACGGTCTGGGTGTGCTGAACCTTGAGCGCCTGATGTACATCAAGTCCTTCATTGACAAGCTGAGCGACTTTGTTGAACAGGTTTATAAGGTTGATACCGCAGTTATTGCCGCGTTCTACCCGGAATGGCTGACGCGCGGTAAAGGTGCGGTGAACTACCTGAGCGTGCCGGAATTCCCGACCGACAGTAAAAACGGCAGCTTCCTGTTCCCGGGCGGCTACATTGAGAATGCGGATCTGTCCTCGTATCGTCCGATCACTTCTCATTCCGATGAATACCTGATCAAAGGCATTCAGGAAAGCGCGAAGCACTCCTGGTATAAAGACGAAGCGCCGCAGGCACCGTGGGAAGGTACCACCATTCCGGCTTATGATGGTTGGTCTGACGACGGGAAATATTCCTGGGTGAAATCACCGACTTTCTACGGCAAAACGGTAGAAGTGGGTCCGCTGGCTAACATGCTGGTGAAACTGGCGGCAGGTCGCGAATCTACCCAGAACAAACTGAATGAAATCGTTGCGATTTATCAGAAACTGACTGGCAACACGCTGGAAGTGGCGCAGCTGCACTCCACGCTGGGCCGTATTATTGGTCGTACCGTTCACTGCTGCGAATTGCAGGATATCCTGCAAAATCAATACAGTGCACTGATCACCAATATCGGCAAAGGCGATCACACCACCTTTGTGAAGCCGAACATTCCGGCAACGGGCGAGTTCAAAGGCGTTGGCTTCCTCGAAGCGCCGCGCGGTATGCTCTCTCACTGGATGGTGATCAAAGACGGTATCATCAGCAACTACCAGGCGGTTGTTCCATCAACCTGGAACTCTGGTCCGCGTAACTTCAATGATGACGTCGGTCCTTACGAGCAGTCGCTGGTGGGTACACCGGTTGCCGATCCGAATAAACCGCTGGAAGTGGTGCGCACCATTCACTCCTTCGACCCGTGCATGGCCTGTGCGGTACACGTAGTGGATGCTGACGGCAACGAAGTGGTTTCAGTGAAGGTTCTGTAA
- the hybB gene encoding Ni/Fe-hydrogenase cytochrome b subunit has protein sequence MSHDPQPLGGKIISKPVMIFGPLIVICMLLIVKRLVFGLGSVSDLNGGFPWGVWIAFDLLIGTGFACGGWALAWAVYVFNRGQYHPLVRPALLASLFGYSLGGLSITIDVGRYWNLPYFYIPGHFNVNSVLFETAVCMTIYIGVMALEFAPALFERLGWKVSLKRLNKVMFFIIALGALLPTMHQSSMGSLMISAGYKVHPLWQSYEMLPLFSLLTAFIMGFSIVIFEGSLVQAGLRGNGPDEKSLFVKLTNTISVLLAIFIVLRFGELIYRDKLSLAFAGDFYSVMFWIEVLLMLFPLVVLRVAKLRNDSRMLFLSALSALLGCATWRLTYSLVAFNPGGGYAYFPTWEELLISIGFVAIEICAYIVLIRLLPILPPLKQNDHNRHEASKA, from the coding sequence ATGAGTCATGATCCACAACCGCTGGGCGGCAAAATCATCAGTAAACCGGTCATGATTTTTGGACCGTTAATCGTCATCTGTATGCTCCTGATTGTGAAGCGTCTGGTGTTCGGTCTGGGCTCTGTCTCTGACCTGAACGGCGGCTTCCCGTGGGGCGTGTGGATCGCGTTTGACCTGCTGATCGGCACCGGCTTCGCCTGTGGCGGCTGGGCGCTGGCGTGGGCGGTATACGTCTTTAACCGTGGACAATACCATCCGCTGGTGCGTCCGGCGCTGTTGGCGAGTCTGTTCGGTTACTCACTGGGTGGCCTGTCGATCACTATCGACGTGGGTCGCTACTGGAACCTGCCGTACTTCTACATTCCGGGTCACTTCAACGTGAACTCGGTACTGTTCGAGACGGCGGTCTGTATGACCATCTACATCGGCGTGATGGCACTGGAGTTTGCTCCGGCATTGTTTGAACGTCTGGGCTGGAAGGTTTCTCTCAAGCGTCTGAACAAGGTGATGTTCTTCATCATTGCACTTGGCGCGCTGCTGCCGACTATGCACCAGTCTTCAATGGGGTCGCTGATGATCTCGGCGGGCTACAAAGTGCATCCGCTGTGGCAGAGCTATGAAATGTTGCCGCTGTTCTCGCTGCTGACGGCGTTCATCATGGGCTTCTCGATTGTCATCTTTGAAGGTTCGCTGGTGCAGGCGGGTCTGCGTGGCAACGGTCCAGATGAAAAGAGCCTGTTCGTCAAGCTGACCAACACCATCAGTGTGTTGCTGGCGATTTTCATCGTGCTGCGCTTTGGCGAGCTTATCTATCGCGACAAGCTGTCGTTAGCGTTTGCCGGTGACTTCTACTCCGTGATGTTCTGGATTGAAGTCCTGCTGATGCTCTTCCCGCTGGTCGTTCTACGTGTGGCGAAGCTGCGTAATGATTCCCGCATGTTGTTCCTGTCGGCACTGAGCGCGCTGTTAGGTTGTGCAACCTGGCGTCTGACCTATTCGCTGGTGGCATTCAACCCGGGCGGCGGTTACGCCTACTTCCCGACCTGGGAAGAACTGTTGATTTCTATTGGTTTTGTGGCTATTGAGATTTGCGCTTACATCGTACTCATTCGTCTACTGCCGATACTTCCTCCTTTAAAACAAAACGATCATAATCGTCATGAGGCGAGCAAAGCATGA
- the hybA gene encoding hydrogenase 2 operon protein HybA, protein MNRRNFIKAASCGALLTGALPSVSHAAAENRPPIPGSLGMLYDSTLCVGCQACVTKCQDINFPERNPQGEQTWSNNDKLSPYTNNIIQVWTSGTGVNKDQEENGYAYIKKQCMHCVDPNCVSVCPVSALKKDPKTGIVHYDKDVCTGCRYCMVACPYNVPKYDYNNPFGALHKCELCNQKGVERLDKGGLPGCVEVCPAGAVIFGTREELMAEAKKRLALKPGSEYHYPRQTLKSGDTYLHTVPKYYPHLYGEKEGGGTQVLVLTGVPYENLDLPKLDDLSTGARSENIQHTLYKGMMLPLAVLAGLTVLVRRNTKNDHHDGGDDHES, encoded by the coding sequence GTGAACAGACGTAATTTTATTAAAGCAGCCTCCTGCGGGGCATTGCTGACGGGCGCACTGCCGTCTGTCAGTCATGCGGCTGCTGAAAACCGCCCGCCAATTCCGGGATCGCTGGGGATGTTGTACGACTCGACCTTGTGCGTAGGCTGTCAGGCTTGCGTCACCAAGTGTCAGGATATCAACTTCCCTGAACGTAACCCGCAAGGGGAACAGACCTGGTCGAACAACGACAAACTGTCGCCGTACACCAATAACATTATTCAAGTGTGGACCAGCGGCACGGGCGTCAACAAAGACCAGGAAGAGAACGGCTACGCGTACATTAAGAAACAGTGTATGCACTGCGTCGATCCGAACTGTGTCTCTGTGTGCCCGGTCTCTGCACTGAAAAAAGATCCGAAAACCGGCATTGTCCATTACGACAAAGACGTGTGCACCGGCTGCCGTTACTGCATGGTTGCCTGTCCGTACAACGTGCCGAAGTACGACTACAACAACCCGTTTGGTGCGCTGCATAAGTGCGAGCTGTGCAACCAGAAAGGTGTGGAACGTCTCGATAAAGGCGGTCTGCCTGGCTGTGTAGAAGTATGCCCGGCGGGCGCGGTGATTTTTGGTACGCGTGAAGAGCTGATGGCGGAGGCGAAAAAACGTCTGGCGCTGAAGCCTGGTAGCGAATACCACTATCCGCGTCAGACGCTGAAATCTGGCGACACTTACCTGCACACGGTGCCGAAATATTATCCGCATCTGTACGGCGAGAAAGAGGGCGGCGGTACTCAGGTTCTGGTACTGACGGGTGTGCCTTATGAAAATCTCGACCTGCCGAAACTGGACGATCTTTCTACCGGTGCGCGTTCTGAAAATATTCAACACACCCTGTATAAAGGCATGATGCTACCACTGGCCGTGCTGGCGGGCTTAACCGTGCTGGTTCGTCGCAACACCAAAAACGACCATCACGACGGAGGAGACGATCATGAGTCATGA
- the hybO gene encoding hydrogenase 2 small subunit — translation MTGDNTLIHSHGINRRDFMKLCAALAATMGLSSKAAAEMAESVTNPQRPPVIWIGAQECTGCTESLLRATHPTVENLVLETISLEYHEVLSAAFGHQVEENKHNALEKYKGQYVLVVDGSIPLKDNGIYCMVAGEPIVDHIRKAAEGAAAIIAIGSCSAWGGVAAAGVNPTGAVSLQEVLPGKTVINIPGCPPNPHNFLATVAHIITYGKPPKLDDKNRPTFAYGRLIHEHCERRPHFDAGRFAKEFGDDGHREGWCLYHLGCKGPETYGNCSTLQFCDVGGVWPVAIGHPCYGCNEEGIGFHKGIHQLANVENQTPRSQKPDVNAKEGGNVSAGAIGLLGGVVGLVAGVSVMAVRELGRQQKKDNADSRGE, via the coding sequence ATGACTGGAGATAACACCCTCATCCATTCTCACGGCATTAATCGTCGTGATTTCATGAAGCTTTGTGCAGCATTAGCCGCCACCATGGGGTTAAGTAGCAAAGCCGCCGCAGAGATGGCCGAATCGGTCACTAACCCGCAGCGCCCGCCGGTTATCTGGATTGGCGCGCAGGAATGCACCGGTTGTACGGAATCTCTGCTTCGTGCGACGCATCCAACGGTAGAAAACCTCGTGCTGGAGACTATCTCTCTGGAGTATCACGAAGTGCTTTCTGCCGCCTTCGGCCATCAGGTTGAAGAGAACAAACACAACGCACTTGAGAAGTACAAAGGGCAGTATGTGTTAGTGGTGGATGGTTCCATCCCATTAAAAGATAACGGTATTTATTGTATGGTTGCCGGTGAGCCGATTGTGGACCACATCCGCAAAGCGGCAGAAGGCGCAGCAGCAATTATCGCTATCGGTTCCTGCTCCGCGTGGGGCGGTGTTGCCGCAGCTGGAGTTAACCCAACCGGCGCGGTCAGCCTGCAAGAAGTTCTGCCAGGCAAAACTGTAATCAACATTCCTGGCTGCCCGCCAAACCCGCACAACTTCCTCGCGACCGTTGCGCACATCATCACTTACGGCAAACCGCCGAAACTGGATGACAAAAACCGTCCGACCTTCGCCTATGGTCGTCTGATTCACGAACACTGTGAACGTCGTCCGCACTTTGATGCTGGTCGTTTTGCCAAAGAGTTCGGTGATGATGGCCACCGCGAAGGCTGGTGCCTGTACCACCTCGGCTGTAAAGGGCCAGAAACTTACGGCAACTGCTCAACGCTGCAATTCTGCGACGTTGGCGGCGTGTGGCCGGTGGCGATTGGTCACCCGTGCTATGGCTGTAACGAAGAAGGTATCGGCTTCCATAAAGGCATCCATCAGCTTGCCAACGTCGAAAACCAGACGCCGCGTTCACAAAAACCGGACGTCAACGCTAAAGAAGGCGGCAACGTCTCTGCGGGCGCTATCGGTTTGCTCGGCGGTGTGGTTGGGCTGGTTGCCGGTGTCAGCGTGATGGCGGTGCGTGAACTGGGGCGTCAGCAAAAGAAAGATAACGCTGACTCACGGGGAGAATAA
- the yghW gene encoding DUF2623 family protein YghW, with product MNNHFGKGLMAGLKATHADSAVNVTKFCADYKRGFVLGYSHRMYEKTGDRQLSAWEAGILTRRYGLDKEMVMDFFRENNSCSTLRFFMAGYRLEN from the coding sequence ATGAATAACCATTTCGGTAAAGGCTTAATGGCAGGATTAAAAGCAACGCATGCCGACAGTGCAGTTAATGTGACTAAATTTTGCGCCGATTATAAACGTGGTTTTGTATTAGGCTACTCGCACCGGATGTATGAAAAGACCGGTGATCGACAGCTCAGCGCCTGGGAAGCGGGTATTCTGACGCGCCGTTATGGGCTGGATAAAGAGATGGTAATGGATTTCTTTCGTGAGAATAATTCCTGTTCTACGTTGCGCTTTTTTATGGCTGGTTATCGCCTCGAAAATTGA
- the yghX gene encoding YghX family hydrolase codes for MPRLTAKDFPQELLDYYDYYAHGKISKREFLNLAAKYAVGGMTALALFDLLKPNYTWATQVEFTDPEIVAEYITYPSPNGHGEVRGYLVKPAKMSDKTPAVVVVHENRGLNPYIEDVARRVAKAGYIALAPDGLSSVGGYPGNDDKGRELQQQIDPTKLMNDFFAAIEFMQRYPQASGKVGITGFCYGGGVSNAAAVAYPELACAVPFYGRQAPTADVAKIEAPLLLHYAELDTRINEGWPAYEAALKANNKVYEAYIYPGVNHGFHNDSTPRYDKSAADLAWQRTLTWFDKYLS; via the coding sequence ATGCCGCGTTTGACCGCCAAAGATTTTCCGCAAGAGTTGCTGGATTACTACGACTATTACGCTCATGGGAAAATATCAAAACGTGAGTTTCTCAACCTGGCAGCGAAGTACGCGGTGGGAGGGATGACGGCGTTAGCGTTGTTTGATTTGCTCAAGCCAAATTACACTTGGGCGACCCAGGTGGAGTTTACTGACCCGGAGATTGTCGCTGAGTACATCACGTATCCTTCGCCAAATGGTCACGGCGAAGTACGGGGTTACCTGGTGAAGCCCGCGAAGATGAGCGACAAAACACCCGCTGTGGTGGTGGTGCATGAGAATCGTGGGCTGAATCCGTATATCGAAGACGTGGCGCGGCGAGTGGCGAAGGCGGGATACATCGCTCTGGCGCCAGACGGTTTAAGCTCCGTGGGTGGTTACCCGGGAAATGATGATAAAGGCCGCGAACTGCAACAGCAGATTGATCCAACCAAACTGATGAATGATTTCTTTGCCGCAATTGAGTTTATGCAACGCTATCCCCAAGCCTCGGGCAAAGTTGGCATAACCGGATTTTGCTATGGCGGTGGTGTCTCGAACGCGGCTGCCGTGGCGTATCCGGAACTGGCCTGCGCGGTGCCGTTTTATGGTCGTCAGGCACCCACTGCCGATGTGGCGAAGATCGAAGCGCCTTTACTGCTCCACTACGCGGAACTGGATACCCGAATCAACGAGGGTTGGCCCGCTTACGAGGCGGCGTTGAAGGCCAATAACAAAGTCTATGAAGCGTATATTTATCCGGGGGTTAACCATGGATTCCATAATGATTCCACGCCACGTTATGACAAATCAGCCGCCGATCTTGCCTGGCAAAGGACGCTGACATGGTTCGATAAATATCTTTCCTGA
- the gpr gene encoding L-glyceraldehyde 3-phosphate reductase, producing the protein MVWLANPERYGQMQYRYCGKSGLRLPALSLGLWHNFGHVNALESQRAILRKAFDSGITHFDLANNYGPPPGSAEENFGRLLREDFAAYRDELIISTKAGYDMWPGPYGSGGSRKYLLASLDQSLKRMGLEYVDIFYSHRVDENTPMEETASALAHAVQSGKALYVGISSYSPERTQKMVELLREWKIPLLIHQPSYNLLNRWVDKSGLLDTLENNGIGCIAFTPLAQGLLTGKYLNGIPEDSRMHREGHKVRGLTPKMLTDANLNSLRLLNEMAQQRGQSMAQMALSWLLKDERVTSVLIGASRAEQLEENVQALNNLAFSAEELAQIDQHIADGELNLWQASSDK; encoded by the coding sequence ATGGTCTGGTTAGCGAATCCCGAACGTTACGGGCAAATGCAGTACCGCTATTGCGGAAAAAGCGGTTTACGCCTGCCCGCGTTATCGCTCGGTTTATGGCACAATTTCGGTCACGTTAACGCGCTGGAATCACAGCGTGCGATTCTGCGCAAAGCTTTTGATTCAGGCATTACGCACTTTGATTTAGCCAACAACTACGGCCCGCCTCCCGGCAGTGCGGAAGAGAACTTTGGTCGCCTGCTACGAGAGGATTTTGCTGCTTATCGCGATGAGCTGATTATCTCTACCAAAGCCGGATACGATATGTGGCCCGGCCCATACGGCTCTGGCGGTTCACGTAAATACCTGCTCGCCAGCCTCGACCAAAGCCTGAAGCGCATGGGGCTGGAATATGTCGATATCTTTTACTCGCACCGTGTCGATGAAAATACGCCGATGGAAGAAACCGCCTCTGCGCTGGCTCATGCGGTGCAAAGTGGTAAGGCGCTGTATGTTGGGATCTCCTCTTACTCGCCAGAGCGGACGCAAAAAATGGTCGAGTTACTGCGCGAGTGGAAAATTCCGCTGTTAATTCATCAGCCTTCATACAATCTGCTCAACCGCTGGGTAGATAAAAGCGGCCTGCTGGATACCCTGGAAAATAACGGCATAGGCTGCATTGCCTTCACCCCATTGGCCCAGGGATTGCTGACCGGAAAATATCTCAACGGCATTCCTGAAGATTCACGGATGCATCGCGAAGGTCATAAAGTACGCGGCCTGACACCGAAAATGCTCACCGACGCTAACCTCAACAGCCTGCGGTTATTGAATGAAATGGCACAGCAGCGCGGTCAGTCTATGGCGCAAATGGCGTTAAGCTGGTTGCTGAAAGATGAGCGAGTGACGTCGGTATTGATTGGTGCCAGCCGTGCGGAGCAACTGGAGGAGAACGTGCAGGCATTGAATAATCTGGCGTTTAGTGCCGAAGAACTGGCGCAGATTGACCAGCATATTGCCGATGGCGAGCTAAACCTGTGGCAAGCATCTTCCGATAAATAA